Proteins found in one Acidobacteriota bacterium genomic segment:
- the dcd gene encoding dCTP deaminase — MSIKSDGWIRRMCEEEGLIEPYEARLIRRVDNRRIISCGLSSYGYDCRLARDEFKVFSPVTGTEIDPKNFDAASLLDVPLRRAEDGSEYWLLPPHSYALGVTIERFNMPRRVTALAIGKSTYARSGLIANTTPLEANWCGRLVVELFNAANLPVRLYAEEGFIQILFFESDEDCLTSYSDRGGKYQDQKGLTLPKL, encoded by the coding sequence ATGTCGATCAAATCTGACGGTTGGATTAGGCGCATGTGCGAAGAAGAGGGCTTAATCGAACCTTATGAAGCGCGTTTGATTCGCCGGGTTGATAATCGCCGCATCATCAGTTGCGGGCTGTCGAGTTACGGATATGATTGTCGACTGGCGCGCGATGAATTCAAAGTTTTTTCACCCGTGACCGGCACTGAAATCGACCCGAAAAATTTCGATGCCGCGAGCCTTTTAGATGTTCCTTTGCGACGCGCCGAAGATGGTTCCGAATACTGGTTATTGCCGCCGCACTCTTATGCGCTCGGGGTCACCATCGAACGTTTCAATATGCCGCGCCGCGTTACCGCCCTGGCGATTGGCAAGTCGACCTATGCGCGGTCGGGGTTGATTGCCAACACCACGCCACTCGAAGCCAACTGGTGCGGGCGTTTAGTTGTCGAGCTTTTCAACGCTGCGAATTTGCCGGTGCGACTTTATGCCGAAGAAGGCTTCATTCAAATTCTCTTTTTTGAATCCGACGAAGATTGTCTGACCAGTTACAGCGACCGGGGCGGAAAATATCAAGACCAGAAAGGTCTGACGCTTCCAAAACTTTAA